In Amycolatopsis sp. EV170708-02-1, the following are encoded in one genomic region:
- a CDS encoding CGNR zinc finger domain-containing protein, translating into MVDEPDGHHAMRLETGVTLINALTGEHVHGRPKPALGGHDLVRVVTETLGNGQIDLLTAERLRNLASRLREIIESLARREHDEAAGLLNRMLVDSKARPSLQRHGEQSWHLHFHGPEADLVQQWAAGLAVSVAAAFGDHIPHRVGLCAAPRCDQVYLDTSQAQIKRFCGLACQNRVKAAAYRARRSGS; encoded by the coding sequence ATGGTCGACGAGCCCGACGGGCATCACGCGATGCGGCTGGAAACCGGGGTCACGCTGATCAACGCGTTGACCGGGGAGCACGTCCACGGCAGGCCGAAACCGGCGCTCGGCGGCCACGATCTGGTCCGTGTCGTCACGGAAACGCTCGGCAACGGCCAGATCGACCTGCTCACCGCGGAGCGGCTGCGGAATCTCGCGTCGCGGCTGCGGGAGATCATCGAGTCGCTGGCCCGGCGGGAGCACGACGAGGCGGCGGGACTGCTCAACCGGATGCTCGTCGACAGCAAGGCCCGCCCGTCCCTGCAGCGCCACGGCGAACAGTCCTGGCATCTGCATTTCCACGGCCCCGAGGCCGACCTCGTCCAGCAGTGGGCGGCCGGGCTCGCGGTGTCGGTGGCCGCGGCGTTCGGCGACCACATCCCGCATCGCGTCGGGCTGTGCGCGGCGCCGCGATGCGATCAGGTGTACCTCGACACGAGCCAGGCGCAGATCAAGCGGTTCTGCGGGCTCGCCTGCCAGAACCGGGTGAAGGCCGCCGCGTACCGCGCCCGCCG
- a CDS encoding LLM class flavin-dependent oxidoreductase, translated as MIDLTGSTVRHAVYLPPFGPFGEPGVLVDLAVRAEAAGWDGFFLWDHVVADTMPIADPWTTLGAIAHATSRLLFGPMITPPARRRPWVVARHASTVSRLSGGRLILGTGLGSDESGDFSRFGEQTDLLTRSAMFDEGLDVIRAIWSGRRFDHDGAHYQVALAEAPPEPFPIPIWVASSTDNPRVVRRAALCDGIFPNPEDHTPTAEEIAETHRALGLAGLEPGRPFDVAVAGNASPAWEEPIKVDLPSLGQAGMTWWMESLMHLDPLELSQKIVDAGPPRW; from the coding sequence ATGATCGACTTGACCGGCAGCACGGTCCGCCATGCCGTCTATCTGCCGCCTTTCGGCCCGTTCGGTGAGCCGGGCGTGCTCGTCGACCTCGCCGTGCGCGCCGAGGCGGCGGGCTGGGACGGATTCTTCCTGTGGGACCACGTGGTCGCGGACACCATGCCCATCGCGGATCCCTGGACGACGCTCGGCGCCATCGCGCACGCGACCAGCAGGCTGCTGTTCGGCCCGATGATCACGCCGCCCGCCCGGCGCCGCCCGTGGGTGGTCGCGCGGCACGCGTCGACGGTCAGCCGCCTCTCCGGCGGCAGGCTGATCCTCGGCACCGGTCTGGGGTCGGACGAATCCGGTGACTTCAGCCGATTCGGTGAACAGACCGACCTGCTCACCCGGTCGGCGATGTTCGACGAAGGCCTCGACGTCATCCGCGCGATCTGGTCCGGCAGGCGGTTCGACCACGACGGCGCGCACTACCAGGTCGCGCTCGCCGAGGCCCCGCCCGAGCCGTTCCCGATCCCGATCTGGGTGGCGAGCTCCACCGACAACCCGCGCGTCGTCCGGCGGGCGGCGCTGTGCGACGGGATCTTCCCGAACCCGGAGGACCACACGCCGACCGCCGAGGAGATCGCCGAGACCCACCGTGCGCTCGGTCTCGCCGGACTGGAGCCGGGCCGTCCCTTCGACGTCGCGGTGGCGGGGAACGCGAGCCCGGCGTGGGAGGAACCGATCAAGGTCGATCTGCCGTCGCTGGGGCAGGCCGGGATGACCTGGTGGATGGAGTCGCTGATGCATCTCGATCCGCTGGAGCTCTCGCAGAAGATCGTGGACGCCGGTCCGCCTCGGTGGTGA
- a CDS encoding family 1 glycosylhydrolase codes for MNASASQDDDWSRDFYWGVASSGYQSEGSAPDSNWKRFVDRSAGKDGVDEYRDSVDFRHRYPDDIRLAAGLGVNTYRFGVEWARVEPSPGRWDETELAFYDDVFRQVRAAGMTPMITLNHWVYPGWALDQGGWAESRTADAWLEFSRKIVQRYAGQDVLWVTFNEPLIFLRNEQKVGALDATRYFAAQSNVVQAHRRAYDLIHELDPTAKVTSNQAYITGVNGMADWFFLDQVKDKLDFIGIDYYYGLSIDNWTVFAAATDKFWDVKLQPEGIYYALRSYHNRFPRLPLYIVENGMATDNGKLRDADYTRGDHVRDTGYWLQRAKADGMNLIGYNYWSLTDNYEWGSYRARFGLYTVDALADPALTRRPTDAVPAYQDLVKAGGVPQGYRLKRGPGLCSLVDGLNSCLDPAKVDGPLTPLK; via the coding sequence GTGAACGCGTCCGCATCGCAGGATGACGACTGGTCCCGGGACTTCTACTGGGGTGTCGCGTCGTCGGGTTACCAGTCCGAGGGCAGCGCACCGGACAGCAACTGGAAACGGTTCGTGGACCGTTCCGCCGGCAAGGACGGCGTCGACGAGTACCGCGACTCCGTGGACTTCCGGCACCGCTACCCCGACGACATCCGGCTCGCGGCCGGTCTCGGCGTCAACACCTACCGCTTCGGTGTCGAGTGGGCTCGCGTCGAACCCTCGCCCGGCCGGTGGGACGAAACCGAACTGGCCTTCTACGACGACGTGTTCCGGCAGGTCCGCGCCGCGGGCATGACGCCGATGATCACGCTCAACCATTGGGTCTACCCGGGCTGGGCACTCGATCAGGGCGGCTGGGCCGAGTCGCGGACGGCCGACGCGTGGTTGGAGTTCAGCCGGAAGATCGTCCAGCGCTACGCCGGGCAGGACGTCCTCTGGGTGACGTTCAACGAGCCGCTCATCTTCCTCCGGAACGAGCAGAAGGTCGGCGCGCTGGACGCCACGCGGTACTTCGCGGCGCAGTCCAACGTCGTCCAGGCGCACCGGCGGGCTTACGACCTCATCCACGAACTCGACCCGACCGCGAAGGTCACCAGCAACCAGGCCTACATCACCGGGGTCAACGGGATGGCCGACTGGTTCTTCCTCGACCAGGTCAAGGACAAGCTCGACTTCATCGGCATCGACTACTACTACGGCCTCAGCATCGACAACTGGACGGTGTTCGCCGCCGCCACCGACAAGTTCTGGGACGTGAAGCTCCAGCCCGAAGGCATCTACTACGCGCTGCGCAGCTACCACAACCGGTTCCCGCGCCTGCCGCTGTACATCGTCGAGAACGGCATGGCGACAGACAACGGGAAGCTCCGCGACGCGGACTACACCCGCGGCGATCACGTGCGCGACACCGGGTACTGGCTCCAGCGAGCCAAGGCCGACGGGATGAACCTCATCGGCTACAACTACTGGAGCCTCACCGACAACTACGAATGGGGCAGCTACCGCGCCCGGTTCGGACTGTACACAGTGGACGCTCTCGCCGATCCCGCGCTGACCCGGCGCCCCACGGACGCCGTTCCCGCCTACCAGGATCTGGTGAAGGCGGGTGGCGTGCCGCAGGGCTACCGGCTCAAACGCGGGCCCGGGCTCTGTTCACTCGTGGACGGGCTGAACAGCTGCCTCGATCCGGCCAAAGTGGACGGACCGCTCACGCCGCTGAAGTGA
- the abc-f gene encoding ribosomal protection-like ABC-F family protein: MRTPHRNPGTQLVLSGVTKRFDDHVVLDQISFTVKPWEKAGVIGDNGSGKSTLLRLIAGRDRADNGTVTVTAPGGVGYLPQTLDLPGTATVGDAIDLALADIRDLESRLRTAEKSLETPEDLAAYGDLMTAYEARGGYEADARVEVALHGLGQPGLDRGRALGSLSGGQRSRLALAATLAASPELLLLDEPTNDLDDDAVAWLENHLRGHRGRIVAITHDRMFLSRVTTTILEVDAGRRTVQRHGDGYSGYLAAKEAARARWVREYEEWRLEKSRYERMADVNIDRFSAIPRKAPAAFSGAGAFRARSRAHGAMSRIRSARERIQRLESNPVPPPPEPLRFTARIAAGETEAGQYVVKASEVSVDGRLPRTSLSVLPGERVLVTGPNGAGKTTLMRVLAGELAPSTGSTERAGRIGFLHQNGGLAADARTVLRVFAGDGDEDEAAETLLSLGLFRAPDLRKPVRELSIGQRRRLELARLVTARTDLLLLDEPTNHLSPDLVEEMEQALAAYSGALVVVTHDRRMRRTFEGRRLELVTSAA, translated from the coding sequence GTGCGCACCCCGCATCGAAATCCCGGAACACAACTCGTGCTCTCCGGTGTCACCAAACGCTTCGACGACCACGTCGTGCTCGACCAGATCTCCTTCACCGTCAAACCGTGGGAGAAGGCGGGCGTCATCGGCGACAACGGTTCGGGCAAGTCCACCCTGCTCAGGCTGATCGCCGGCCGCGACCGGGCGGACAACGGCACCGTGACCGTCACCGCGCCCGGCGGCGTCGGCTATCTCCCGCAGACGCTGGACCTGCCCGGCACCGCCACCGTCGGCGACGCGATCGACCTCGCGCTGGCCGACATCCGGGACCTCGAATCCCGGCTGCGGACGGCCGAAAAGTCACTCGAAACCCCGGAAGACCTGGCCGCGTACGGCGACCTCATGACCGCTTATGAAGCCCGCGGCGGCTACGAGGCCGACGCCAGGGTGGAGGTCGCCCTGCACGGGCTCGGGCAGCCGGGCCTGGATCGCGGCCGCGCGCTGGGCAGCCTGTCCGGTGGCCAGCGGTCGCGGCTGGCGCTCGCGGCCACGCTGGCCGCGTCGCCCGAACTCCTGTTGCTGGACGAGCCGACCAACGATCTCGACGACGACGCGGTCGCCTGGCTGGAGAACCACCTTCGCGGGCATCGCGGCCGGATCGTCGCGATCACCCACGACCGGATGTTCCTCAGCCGCGTCACCACGACGATCCTCGAGGTCGACGCCGGCCGCCGGACCGTGCAGCGGCACGGCGACGGGTACTCGGGTTACCTCGCGGCGAAGGAGGCCGCCCGGGCCCGATGGGTTCGGGAGTACGAGGAGTGGCGGCTGGAGAAGTCCCGCTACGAACGGATGGCGGACGTCAACATCGACCGGTTCTCGGCGATCCCGCGCAAGGCCCCGGCGGCCTTCAGCGGGGCTGGCGCGTTCCGGGCGCGCTCCCGGGCGCACGGGGCGATGAGCCGGATCCGGTCGGCCCGCGAGCGGATCCAGCGGCTGGAGTCGAACCCGGTCCCACCGCCACCCGAGCCGCTCCGGTTCACCGCGCGGATCGCCGCGGGGGAGACGGAGGCCGGTCAGTACGTGGTGAAGGCGAGCGAGGTGTCGGTCGACGGCCGTCTGCCGCGGACGTCGCTCAGCGTGCTGCCCGGCGAACGGGTCCTCGTGACCGGACCCAACGGGGCCGGCAAGACGACCTTGATGCGCGTGCTCGCCGGCGAGCTCGCGCCGTCGACGGGATCGACGGAGCGGGCGGGCCGGATCGGGTTCCTGCACCAGAACGGCGGGCTCGCGGCCGACGCGCGGACCGTCCTGAGGGTCTTCGCCGGAGACGGTGACGAGGACGAGGCGGCCGAGACGTTGCTGTCGCTGGGCCTGTTCCGGGCGCCGGATCTGCGCAAACCGGTCCGCGAGCTGTCCATCGGGCAGCGCCGCAGGCTGGAACTGGCCAGATTGGTGACGGCCAGGACCGACCTGCTGCTGCTCGACGAGCCGACCAACCACCTCTCCCCGGATCTCGTGGAGGAGATGGAGCAGGCGCTCGCGGCGTACTCCGGCGCGCTCGTGGTCGTCACCCACGACCGGCGGATGCGGCGGACGTTCGAGGGCAGGCGCCTCGAACTGGTCACTTCAGCGGCGTGA
- a CDS encoding M55 family metallopeptidase, whose translation MRIMISADMEGATGVTWTDDVIPGTEQWQRFRRLFTGDVNATIAGLFDSGATDVLVNEAHSSQRNLLLEDLDGRARMLTGRHKPLSMMQGIDSGVDGVVFLGYHAGAGFDGVLSHTYLENQITGVWLDDVPASEGRLNAAMAAEYGVPVLVVSGDDKACDDAQDYAPEAELVTVKECVSRYAAICLPPARTAELLSSAAADSMNRAGRVERYTTPHRIEVEFDASHLAQAAAVIPTVEQIGVRRVGFDAPDMTEAMKAFKIVTAIAAGAVQGIYG comes from the coding sequence ATGCGCATCATGATCTCGGCGGACATGGAGGGCGCCACCGGCGTCACCTGGACCGACGACGTCATCCCCGGCACCGAGCAGTGGCAGCGATTCCGCCGCCTGTTCACCGGTGACGTCAACGCCACCATCGCGGGCCTGTTCGACTCCGGCGCCACCGACGTGCTGGTCAACGAAGCGCATTCCTCGCAACGGAACCTGCTGCTCGAAGACCTCGACGGCCGGGCGCGCATGCTCACCGGCAGGCACAAGCCGCTCTCGATGATGCAGGGGATCGACAGTGGCGTGGACGGCGTCGTCTTCCTCGGCTACCACGCCGGTGCGGGTTTCGACGGCGTCCTGTCCCACACGTACCTGGAGAATCAGATCACCGGCGTGTGGCTGGACGACGTCCCCGCCAGCGAAGGCAGGCTCAACGCGGCGATGGCCGCCGAGTACGGCGTCCCGGTGCTGGTCGTCTCCGGTGACGACAAGGCCTGTGACGACGCCCAGGACTACGCGCCGGAAGCCGAGCTGGTCACGGTGAAGGAGTGCGTCAGCCGCTACGCCGCGATCTGCCTGCCGCCCGCCAGGACGGCCGAACTGCTGTCGTCGGCGGCGGCGGACTCGATGAACCGGGCGGGCCGGGTCGAGCGGTACACCACTCCCCACCGGATCGAGGTCGAGTTCGACGCGAGCCACCTCGCGCAGGCCGCGGCGGTGATCCCGACGGTGGAACAGATCGGCGTGCGGCGGGTCGGCTTCGACGCGCCGGACATGACCGAAGCGATGAAGGCGTTCAAGATCGTCACGGCGATCGCGGCCGGGGCGGTGCAGGGTATCTATGGCTGA
- a CDS encoding M20/M25/M40 family metallo-hydrolase has protein sequence MAELDVVEVCSRLIRFDTTNRGDGDSEGEREAAEYVASLLSGLGIDSKIIESAPRRANVIARVPGTDPSLPALLVQGHLDVVPADAADWSVDPFSGEVRDGFLWGRGAVDMKDFCAMVLAALATGVRPRRDIVLAFVADEEDKGEYGAHWLAAAHRELFDGCAAAISESGAYTYHVPAADGRNVRLYPVATAERGTAHLRLTAKGRAGHGSRPNDENAVTRLVTALGKIAAHRWPVQLTPTVQAFLERTGEALGVPVDLSDVDGTIARLGPAGALVVPTVRNSTTPTMLDAGYKVNVIPTSAQAQVDVRVLPGAEPELLAEIDAMLGEGVTREFVAHQPPVQAPVDSPWFDAMADALRSEDPEAVVVPYCMGGGTDAKAFSPLGIDCYGFAPLSLPEGFPYRAMAHGVDERVPVEGLRFGTRVLRHFLENC, from the coding sequence ATGGCTGAGCTCGACGTGGTCGAAGTCTGTTCGCGGCTGATCCGGTTCGACACCACGAACCGCGGCGACGGGGACTCCGAGGGCGAGCGTGAGGCCGCCGAGTACGTGGCATCGCTGTTGTCGGGGCTCGGGATCGACTCGAAGATCATCGAGTCCGCGCCCCGCCGGGCGAACGTGATCGCCCGGGTCCCCGGCACCGACCCGAGCCTGCCCGCCCTGCTCGTGCAGGGGCATCTCGACGTCGTCCCGGCGGACGCCGCCGACTGGTCGGTGGACCCGTTCTCCGGCGAGGTCCGCGACGGATTCCTCTGGGGCCGCGGCGCCGTCGACATGAAGGACTTCTGCGCGATGGTGCTCGCCGCCCTCGCCACCGGCGTCCGGCCGCGACGGGACATCGTGCTGGCGTTCGTGGCCGACGAGGAGGACAAGGGCGAGTACGGCGCGCACTGGCTCGCCGCGGCGCACCGCGAGCTGTTCGACGGCTGCGCGGCCGCGATCAGCGAGTCGGGCGCGTACACCTATCACGTCCCCGCCGCCGACGGCCGGAACGTGCGGCTCTATCCGGTGGCGACGGCCGAGCGCGGCACCGCGCACCTGCGCCTGACCGCCAAGGGCCGCGCGGGGCACGGCTCGCGGCCGAACGACGAGAACGCGGTCACCCGGCTGGTCACGGCGCTCGGCAAGATCGCCGCGCATCGCTGGCCCGTCCAGCTGACCCCGACCGTCCAGGCCTTCCTCGAACGCACCGGGGAAGCGCTCGGCGTCCCGGTCGATCTGTCCGATGTGGACGGAACGATCGCCCGGCTCGGGCCCGCCGGGGCGCTGGTGGTGCCGACGGTCCGTAACAGCACGACGCCGACCATGCTCGACGCCGGCTACAAGGTGAACGTGATCCCGACCTCGGCCCAGGCCCAGGTGGACGTCCGAGTCCTTCCCGGCGCCGAACCGGAGCTGCTCGCCGAGATCGACGCGATGCTCGGCGAAGGCGTCACCCGCGAGTTCGTCGCGCACCAGCCGCCGGTCCAGGCTCCGGTGGATTCGCCGTGGTTCGACGCGATGGCGGACGCTCTGCGTTCGGAGGACCCCGAAGCCGTCGTCGTCCCCTACTGCATGGGCGGCGGAACGGACGCGAAGGCGTTCAGTCCCCTCGGGATCGACTGCTACGGCTTCGCGCCGCTGTCGCTGCCGGAAGGCTTCCCGTACCGGGCGATGGCGCACGGCGTGGACGAGCGGGTCCCGGTGGAGGGGCTGCGGTTCGGCACGCGGGTGCTGCGGCACTTCCTGGAGAACTGCTGA
- a CDS encoding maleylpyruvate isomerase family mycothiol-dependent enzyme: MLLIGLGTVLSACRGGFPISRADSPPEKSTYSAPPAETRTVTMTPTAPSTSTAPGLEPAAIDRVFQVYMNGLANHDMTALRSGTCPRLRPTLLGFELHGHYVERWEMLPYSVPSGQEFVTVQAKAPSGTRASANSRATSSIPGMSSGTRTRTTTFAGGSTTNDHRRPPMPTVARLARDERADFAAFLRTLSAEHWDAPTLCSEWTVREVVAHVVDYDTQRFRDLIGQAVRGGLRLNRMNALGVARKPDRTPEELIARFEEHLEPRGLTSAFGGRVALLDGLLHHQDIRRPLGFPREVPPERLRHALAFARYAPPVKAGKRARGLRLVATDLDWSAGSGPEVRGPGEAVLLSIAGRSVALPELSGPGAAILASRMDG; the protein is encoded by the coding sequence GTGCTCCTGATCGGCCTCGGCACGGTCCTCTCGGCGTGCCGGGGCGGGTTCCCGATATCGCGCGCCGACTCTCCACCCGAGAAGTCCACGTACTCCGCTCCCCCGGCCGAGACCCGGACCGTGACCATGACGCCGACAGCGCCATCTACGTCGACCGCGCCGGGCCTCGAACCCGCCGCGATCGACCGCGTGTTCCAGGTCTACATGAACGGGCTGGCCAATCACGACATGACCGCCCTGCGCAGCGGGACCTGCCCGCGCCTGAGGCCGACACTGCTCGGGTTCGAACTCCACGGGCATTACGTCGAGCGTTGGGAGATGCTGCCGTACTCCGTCCCATCGGGACAGGAGTTCGTGACGGTCCAGGCCAAGGCACCCAGCGGAACGCGCGCATCGGCAAACTCGCGGGCGACGTCGTCTATTCCTGGTATGTCGAGCGGAACGAGGACACGAACTACTACGTTTGCGGGTGGCTCGACCACAAATGACCACAGGAGGCCGCCGATGCCAACCGTCGCGCGACTCGCCAGGGACGAACGGGCGGACTTCGCCGCGTTCCTCCGCACGCTGTCCGCGGAACACTGGGACGCGCCGACCTTGTGTTCGGAATGGACGGTCCGCGAGGTGGTCGCCCACGTCGTCGACTACGACACCCAGCGCTTCCGCGACCTGATCGGCCAGGCCGTCCGCGGCGGGCTGCGGCTGAACCGGATGAACGCGCTCGGGGTCGCGCGAAAGCCGGACCGGACGCCGGAAGAGCTGATCGCCAGGTTCGAGGAGCACCTCGAACCGCGCGGTCTGACCTCGGCGTTCGGTGGCCGGGTGGCGCTGCTCGACGGGCTGCTCCACCACCAGGACATCCGGCGGCCCTTGGGGTTTCCCCGCGAAGTGCCGCCGGAAAGGCTGCGTCATGCGCTGGCTTTCGCCCGTTACGCACCGCCGGTCAAGGCCGGCAAGCGCGCCCGCGGGCTCCGGCTCGTCGCCACGGACCTGGACTGGTCGGCCGGATCCGGGCCGGAAGTGCGCGGCCCCGGCGAGGCGGTCCTGCTGTCGATCGCCGGCCGGAGCGTGGCACTGCCCGAACTTTCCGGCCCCGGTGCGGCGATCCTCGCGTCCAGAATGGACGGTTGA
- a CDS encoding MFS transporter, producing MTAPGFLRTRLGGLPKSFWVLWTGTLVNRLGTMVLPFLALYLTSERGLSVATAGTVLALLGIGQVFSQLIGGLLADRIGRRATLTGGMLATGAIMLVLGYVERLELIAVAALLLGLALDVFRPATQSIVADLVPGADRTRAFGLLLWAINLGFSIAMVLGGTLARAGFTTLFWVDAATCVLFGLLVWRAVPETRGGGGPRERGGFTVVLRDRVMAGLMLVSLVVAFVFLQSLATLPLAMREDGLSPAGYGLVMAVNGIVIVVVQPLVGHRLGRWDPSRVLTFGILVTGLGFGATAFASTIPVYAVCAVFWTLGEIVIQSVGVAIVAELAPPHLRGRYNGAYGTAAGLAAFVAPLGGTQLLVLGAPVLWTVCLGLCLAAAVGQLLLGNAVRRRMATTAVPVAAVG from the coding sequence ATGACGGCGCCCGGGTTCCTGCGGACCCGGCTCGGCGGGCTGCCGAAGTCGTTCTGGGTGCTGTGGACGGGCACGCTCGTCAACCGGCTCGGCACGATGGTCCTGCCGTTCCTGGCGCTGTACCTGACCAGCGAACGCGGCCTTTCGGTGGCGACGGCGGGAACCGTGCTGGCCCTGCTCGGCATCGGCCAGGTGTTCTCGCAGCTGATCGGCGGCCTGCTGGCCGACCGCATCGGCAGGCGCGCGACGCTGACCGGCGGCATGCTCGCGACCGGCGCGATCATGCTCGTGCTGGGTTACGTCGAACGCCTCGAACTCATCGCGGTCGCCGCGCTCCTGCTCGGGCTGGCGCTCGACGTGTTCCGCCCGGCCACCCAGTCGATCGTGGCGGACCTGGTGCCCGGCGCCGACCGCACGCGGGCCTTCGGGTTGCTGCTGTGGGCGATCAACCTCGGTTTCTCGATCGCCATGGTGCTGGGCGGCACGCTGGCCCGCGCGGGCTTCACGACGCTGTTCTGGGTGGACGCGGCGACGTGCGTGCTGTTCGGGCTGCTGGTGTGGCGGGCGGTGCCGGAGACCCGTGGTGGCGGTGGCCCCCGAGAGCGGGGCGGCTTCACCGTCGTCCTGCGCGACCGGGTCATGGCCGGGCTGATGCTGGTCTCGCTCGTGGTGGCGTTCGTGTTCCTGCAGAGTCTGGCCACGTTGCCGCTGGCGATGCGCGAAGACGGCCTTTCCCCGGCGGGGTACGGGCTGGTGATGGCGGTGAACGGGATCGTCATCGTGGTCGTGCAGCCGCTCGTGGGGCATCGGCTGGGGCGGTGGGATCCGTCGCGGGTGCTCACGTTCGGGATTCTGGTGACGGGCTTGGGTTTCGGGGCCACGGCCTTCGCGTCGACGATACCGGTGTATGCGGTGTGCGCGGTGTTCTGGACCCTCGGCGAGATCGTGATCCAGTCGGTGGGTGTCGCGATCGTGGCCGAGCTCGCGCCGCCGCATCTGCGCGGCCGGTACAACGGCGCCTACGGCACGGCGGCGGGTCTCGCCGCGTTCGTCGCCCCGCTCGGCGGCACCCAGCTGCTGGTACTGGGCGCACCTGTGTTGTGGACCGTTTGCCTCGGGTTGTGCCTGGCCGCGGCCGTCGGCCAGCTGCTGCTCGGCAACGCGGTCCGTCGTCGGATGGCCACCACGGCGGTTCCCGTCGCGGCCGTCGGCTGA
- a CDS encoding ATP-grasp domain-containing protein, whose translation MSTKPCVVLVDTYETADHGLPQTARHIAPTFMALGADCVRVQSAPDAPGQYRQSSPTMSNYRENIVHDGDLAKTLDALAVHRPVAVVAGGEYAVAFTDELSEALGVPSNGTALSLARRDKAAMGEAVAAADLPVARQLSTADEAELAAWHREVGGRIVVKPNRSAGGDGVSFCDTPERSVEALRTITGRQNVFSEDNDLVIAQEYLAGTEYMVNTVSMDGLHQVCDIWKTSRFAINGVSDLLGACQIVPRRGPGHDELVNYAFAVLDALGIRHGAAHVEIKRTPRGPRLIEAGSRLSGGDLPHLARLAIGESQLDWMADAVLRPERFRERWGEDYRIQRHYAWSALLSPVEGTLRRYTVLDEIERLESFHEMFVLTEPGKPLRRTVDDTTFPVVVTFMHEIEEYVLRDLGTLRYLDGVGCYELEP comes from the coding sequence TTGTCGACGAAGCCCTGTGTCGTGCTCGTGGACACCTACGAAACGGCCGACCACGGGTTGCCGCAGACCGCCCGGCACATCGCGCCGACGTTCATGGCGCTGGGCGCGGACTGTGTGCGTGTGCAGAGCGCGCCGGACGCCCCCGGGCAGTACCGCCAGTCCTCGCCGACCATGAGCAACTATCGCGAGAACATCGTCCACGACGGCGACCTCGCGAAGACGCTGGACGCGCTGGCGGTGCACCGGCCGGTCGCGGTCGTGGCGGGCGGCGAGTACGCCGTCGCGTTCACCGACGAGCTCAGCGAGGCGCTGGGAGTGCCCTCGAACGGCACCGCGCTTTCCCTGGCCAGGCGGGACAAGGCCGCCATGGGCGAGGCGGTCGCCGCGGCGGACCTGCCCGTCGCGCGGCAGCTGTCGACCGCGGACGAGGCCGAACTCGCCGCATGGCACCGCGAGGTGGGCGGACGGATCGTCGTCAAGCCGAACCGCAGTGCCGGCGGCGACGGTGTGTCCTTTTGCGACACTCCGGAGCGGTCCGTCGAGGCGCTGCGCACGATCACCGGCCGGCAGAACGTGTTCTCCGAGGACAACGATCTCGTCATCGCGCAGGAATACCTCGCGGGCACCGAGTACATGGTCAACACGGTCAGCATGGACGGCCTGCACCAGGTGTGCGACATATGGAAGACCTCGCGTTTCGCCATCAACGGGGTGTCCGACCTGCTCGGCGCCTGCCAGATCGTGCCGAGGCGCGGGCCGGGCCACGACGAACTGGTGAACTACGCGTTCGCGGTGCTCGACGCGCTGGGCATCCGGCACGGCGCCGCGCACGTCGAAATCAAGCGGACCCCACGGGGCCCGCGGCTGATCGAGGCGGGTTCGCGCCTTTCGGGCGGTGACCTGCCGCATCTGGCGCGGCTCGCGATCGGCGAGTCCCAGCTGGACTGGATGGCGGACGCGGTGCTGCGGCCGGAGAGGTTCCGCGAGCGGTGGGGCGAGGACTACCGGATCCAGCGGCACTACGCCTGGTCCGCGCTGCTCTCGCCGGTCGAAGGCACGCTCCGCCGGTACACGGTGCTCGACGAGATCGAGCGGCTGGAGAGCTTCCACGAGATGTTCGTGCTGACCGAACCGGGGAAACCGTTGCGCCGCACCGTCGACGACACGACGTTCCCGGTGGTGGTCACGTTCATGCACGAGATCGAGGAGTACGTCCTGCGTGATCTCGGCACGCTGCGGTACCTCGACGGCGTGGGCTGCTACGAGCTCGAACCATGA